The genomic region TGATCGTAGGGCTTGAATAGTAATAGCTCTTGGCCTTCTCCCCGTGCGTGGTCTGCCTGCCCTCTGCCAGCTTTACGGGATCTCCTTCTCCGTCAACTGACAGCTCGGCGCGGTCGATCTCATCAAAGCTCACAAAGCGCGCAGGCACCTCCGCCAGATTAGCAGCGCTCCCAGCTGTGGCTATATACAGAGTGCCTCCGTCAAACATTTTGATATCTTGGCTGTTGGTAGCCAGCCTGCTACCTGGTGGAGCTACACGGCGAGTTATCACATCCACGGCCGCAACAGTCTTGTCAATCCGCTGAGCGATACGCTTCTGCAACTTACCTGTTGGCATCAGCCATAATAGATTACTTGGATGCTGATGTACGATATAACAAAACCAATTAAGGGCGACTTGCGTTTTAAGCATCTGTGATGCTGCCATCAACACCACTCGGCGCGACGGGTGGCGTACAGATAGTGATTGCATTATATGGCGGGCGTGTGGCGTGCGCGCAGTGCTGTACTTGCCGTACTCGCTGGCCCCCGACGACCGTGGGATAACCATGTAACGATCCGACCAAGCGTCAAGCGGCAGGGAAGGGTCTGGGAGGAGTCCTTCGGCAATGGCTTTAAGGAAAGTGTCTCCGCCGTCCAGGCTATGAAGCGTGGACGAATGGGCAATCTTGGTAATTAGGCGCACGAGTTTATATAGTCCTCAAGTCTCTGATTTAATTCGTCGAGCAACAGGTCCTCTATCTCTCGTGGATTGGTCAAGGATGATAGCTGCGGGGAAATCTGTTTACACATTGAGTGCAAAGAGTCCCTGAGCTTGCGTGATGACTCGAAGGCGGCTTTGTGCACATCGTCCCGGACAACCACATTCCCGCGGACAAGATCAAGCTCCATCTGATCACGGTCAGCAAGTATGCGTTCGCGGCGCGCCTTCTCCTTGACGAGTTCATACCCGTGATCTATGTACTGGTCGTCTGGGTTTCCCATTTACGATTTTGGATTTCTAGAAAATTATGCTTTCTTGCGCGCCTCTAATGCTGCGATCCTCTCCTCCAGAGTCATTGTATTTTCCTTTATGACAGTGCAGGCTGCAGGCAATGCCTCTCGACTCCATCCCATGGAATCCATGGCCCATGTATTTATATTATGTGTTTTCATATAAAAATCTCCTGTTAATCGTGGACCCTTAGCTTATACCGTTTAATTTTAAGCGGCACGGTTTACACTGGTCTCCAAGCCATGAAAGCGAGCATACATGCCTGGCGTTAACTTGGTACAGCAGCTATGGTTTTGTAACCGATCCCACGTGACCGGCGAAACTATTCAAAGGAGTACCGCTCCGCCGTTCAAATTCTATTGGAGGCCCCGAATGGCCGCCCTGTTTACTTAATTTGTAAAATATTTAAGCCAAAAACTCCGCCCCATCAAATAGAGCAGCCCGCGGGAAAGTAGCCGCCTCATACTTGGTTACAACATGGTCTCCGTTCTTGTCTAGCGAGCTGTTTGCGTTATATTGCCGAGGCCTGGTGGCGAGTGTCCACATTTCATAGTCATTCGGCTTGCCCACTGCTACAGGCCAGATTATCGCCATGTACATGTCCTCAAGATTTTTTATGCGCCCTGCGAATGGCTTGAAGTACTTGCGCACGTAGATATTCAGCTGCTGCTCTGCAGTCATCAGTGCCAGCTTGTCAACTGTTGTGCCCAATCCAATAGCCGTGGCCCCCATAAACTGGATAAGCCCGGTTGCAGAGCTGTTAGGATTCTTAACGGACGGGCTAAAAGTCCTCGCGGTCTCAAAGGCCATGCACGCCATAAGCCAATTTGGGTCGCACCCTATATCTATTGCGATGTCTCGCACGATCTGCCTGAACTCTGGTGATACCTTAGCCCCCCACACCAAAGGCCTGACTAATGGAGCCATGTCAGGATGATTTGATATTGCTCCCTGCTCTGACATAAGACTGGCTGTTGCCACAGATCTAAGCTCCTGCAATTGGTCCAGCGCCTTTCTGATAGCAGCATAAGTCTTTGGCCCAATATACCCATCAACATCAACATCTATACCGAATGACCTAAGTTTGCGCTGTATATCCGTTATTACCATGCTGAATCTGTAATCGTCCATCATCAAACACCCTCTGTCAGTCCAAAATACAAGGCCGCCACAATAACCTGCATGCATACCACGATTGCGGCGATTTCTGCAGGGCTTGCGATTACCGCCGCTTTTTTCCATACAGTAAGCTTAGCCTGATTCATCGGCTCGTAATATTTTCTTATTTCCATTTTCTCAATCCCCCAATTAATAAAGCGCCTAAAGCAACGAGGGCAAAAGGCCCTGGCTCTGACACGTGCGCTACACTACTACAACTGCCACTACTACTGCCACCGTTACCCTTGCCAATCATAGGCCCGACTCCCCACGACTCTAGCATCTGCCCTGCTATCCATGGATGGACGCGCCCAGTTGTACTGTTTCGCGGAACCTGCGAAAACTCAGATCCTGGTGGTTTCTCATAATACGAATACGGCGGTATTTCTGGTACAGGTGGATCTGCCTCGCATGGCAGCCCGCCCTTAGTCAGGCAATCAGCATCTGGGTAATACTCGTGCTTAATCCCGAATTCCGTGCTGTTATAATAAGCCTCCTGTCCAGCCCACACAGCATCACCAGATCCGCACTCAGTATGCATGTCAGGCTCAGAATGCATCATCCAGTACACAATCCCACCAATAGTGGCAGCAAACAGAGCCGCGCCTACTATTTCCCGGCTCCATCTACTTGTGCGCCTACGCCTGCGGATCACTCCCGCACCTCATTACAGAATTCACCGAAATATTCCTTTGCAGCAACATGCCTTGCTGCTGCCGCCTTTTCGATGGTCTCGAAACGCCCAAGGTGGCGATTCTTTCCCTGAGAATAGATATTGGCTCTCCACTTCTGGCTCTGCTTGTCCCAATGAACCCCGCGAACCCCTGAAGTGTTATTCGAGTTCATGCGATACGCCCCGGCGGCCTTACTCCATGCACCGCAAGCAAGATTATCCCACTTAAGGTTTTCGACGTCTTTGTCCTTAAATAGCACGACTTCCCCATCCTTAGGCCATGCTCCTGTATAAATGCCAAATGCTATTATGGCCTTGCTCATGCACCTGTTATTAAATCTAACTGCGCGATGCGCCCCCCCGGCAACCATCCCGGCTCTAACCTTGCGCCCTCGACCAACCTTCCAAATAAGCTCGCCATTAGCTGGGTTATAAGACCATAACTCGCGAGCATCTTCTACCGTTATCCCTTTGTACGTTTTCATTTAGATTTACTCCTTGCATTGTTATTAAATTAAATGGGCAACCGCCAAGTTCCAGAGACTCATTTTACCTCCAGCCATTTGTAAGATTAACCAGCTGCGGGAACTCTCGCGCCCCGACTACCTGCTCCCGCTCAATGCTCCCCCATGTGAAGAAGGCAACAGCTCCTATATCCAGACCCAGTGTATCAATGGCGAGCTTATACTCTGTCATGATCTTTGCGCAATCCCACATGCCGCATAAATGAGGAGACGACATTGCAGGCGGGATCAAGGCGATCTTGCGAGCAGCCCCATTAATAGGCGCACCGTGCAGAGTGTTATACCGCGTGACAGTATTGAAAATTGTAGAATGTTCGGCCATCGCGTCTGGCTTGCCCTGCTGTACGCAGTCGCTAAGACAAAAGTAATTATCTACCGACAGGTAGTTAACTGTCTTTGCCATATCAAATTCATTACTCCAGTCAGGTACTACCGTATAGGCCTCATTGTGCCAAGATAAAGAACCTCCTATATTAGCCTTAACCACTGCATCCGCAGCTTCTATCCGGTTAATATGCCACTCGTTTGATTGCCCTTGCCCGCTGCTGATGATCTCATCATACAGCACGATAATTTGCAGTCCGTGACTATTTGCCAGATTGATATCCTGCGCAAAGTCCACAGGATCAAACTCGGCGAACTCTGCAGGCGACACAACTACAACAGCGGCGGAAAATCCGGATGCTTCCCCAAGATAATCTACAGCGTTGCTTGCTCCATTGTTAGCGGATCCATCATATATGAACCCGAAAGCGTTATGGTCTGTCTGTGCCCTAACCTCTGCAACCTGCGCAGGATCTGTTACCAATGCGCCTATATTGTCAATATTGAAGTCAGCCATAGCAGCTCCTGAGAACATTTCCGCAACAGCAATTGCCAATATTGTGCGGTTTATTTTTTTATTTATATACATTTTGGTCTCCTTGTTTGGCAAGGCAAAACGCCTGCGCCATGACTTGCATCATACACTAACAAAAACACTTGTCAACAATTATTTGCATTATCTTGTATGCACTAGATATAACCACGCTTGCGCGCTACTACATAGGCAAACTTGACATCCTCCCCACGGCTAAAGCCGGGGGATTCCAAACCCTCGCGAGTTTGGTTCCTGCCCTGAATCGCCTCACTGCACGGCTTCATGTCTGACAGGCTTCAATTTCCGCTAATCCAGCGGTATTAATATTTTTTGCGGCGTTAATATCCCGGTCGAGGGTCGTCCCACACGAAGAACACGTCCATTGCCTTACGTTGAGCGCCTTCTTCCCGTCTAGGTGTCCACATGCCGAGCAAATCTGACTGCTCGGATACCACCGGCTTATCTTGACGAAAGACCGACCGTACCATGAGGCTTTGTATTCCAACTGCCTGACGAATTCAGACCAGCTTGCATCGCTGATTGATTTCGCAAGGCTACGGTTTTTCTGCATCCCCGCAACATTCAAGTCTTCTACCGATACCGTTTGGTTTTCACGAATAATTCTGGTTGATAGCTTGTGCAGGAAATCTTTGCGCGTGTCTGCGATTCTGGCGTGGATTCTCGCGACCTTAATCCTCGCCTTGTTACGATTATTTCCTCCATTCTGTTTGCGTGAAAGCTTGCGCTGGAAACGTGCCAGTCGTGCTTCATATTTGCGGTAAATCTTCGGTGCCGCAATCTTCTCTCCTTCGCTGGTAGCAATGAAACTATCCAACCCAAGGTCGATGCCGATAGATTTTTCATTGATCGGAAGAACCCGTTTTTCTGCTTCGCCTTGGAAGGCCACGAAGTAACGTCCGGCGGTGTCCTTACTGATCGTGATGCTGGAAACTTTTTCTGGCAAATGACGAGATTCAACGAAGTGAAGCGGCTCGTCGGACTTGGCAATGAACAGCTTTCCTTCCTTAATCCTGAAAGCATTCGACATCAGCCTGATCGACTGTTTGCCGTGTTTAGACTTGAATGTCGGGTACTTGCCGCGCTTGGCGAAGAAATTGCTAAACGCCTTGTCCTGATTGCGTAATGATTGCTGCAACGCAACGTTCGACACCTCGTAGAGCCAAGCGAGTTCATCGCTTTGCTTCATTTCCGTGAGGCGGGCTGCTGATTTTGTATAACCAATCTTCGTACCGTGAAGCGCGTATTCCTTGTTCCGCCAATCGAGAATACTGTTCCACACAAAACGAGCGCACCCAAATGTCTTGGCGAGAAGCTGCGCCTGACGGTCTGTTGGGTATGCCCTATATTTATGTGAACAATGTGCCATAAGCTAATATTACAAAATCTAATGCAGTTTGTAAAGCATCAACTTCCCGCCTTGACCACACGCCTAAAGGCTGGGGCTTGCGGCGGATTTTTTATCATCTAGCTGTCCTCAATGCAAAATCAAGTGCCTTTTCCAGCTCCTCGCTTGCTTTATTGCGAACTTCCGACTCGACGACCTTTTCCAGATCCACAAATTGCTTGTAAGTTGGATCCTTAACAAAGCCAAGTATCAGCTCAGGGGGGCGCTCCTTCCTCCTTCGTGGGCGCCTATTCTCGCTTACCGGAACCTGCTCCTTAACAACTATAATTCTGTCCTTCTGACGGAATGCCCTCCATATACCAGGCGCAAGTGTTGATTTTACTGGCGGCGTGAGTTTAGCGATTATCTTTGATAAATTACTACGCGAGATATTCCCGGCCGCATTAAGCTTAGCGCCCGGCCCAGGCACCGTGTAACTGCCTGCATCCATGTATCCATTTGATATTAGATAGCGCTCATAAGGCTTTTGCTCCCGCTGTCCGCCAGTAAACAAGTGACCAAATAACCTAGTATTATCAACCTTAACCCTAGCCACGGGAGCGCGCTTAGTAGCCTTATCAATCTTGATCTGACGCAATGCGAACCGCCCGGGCTTCTGCAATTTCCGCTCCATTTCAGCCTGCGTGGCCTTGCGCCCAGACCATGCAAGCGCAGTGAGCGCAAGCGCCGTAGCAAATGGCACCTGCTCCCTCTGCGTGTACGTAAGCTCACGTACCATCTTGTCCAGGTCGCTGCGTATTGATATCATCTAATTGCGCGAGAGACCCCGTCGTTCAGGCCGGGGAGGGATAGCGCGTCGGCGATAGCCGACTCCAACTCACGCATCTCCTATTGCGTTTGCTATCTTTGGTTGAAATTTGTACCCATAACCATCGTTACGGGCAATGAGTTTGCAATTTTTGTGACTGACACCTTGAACGGTTTGTTCCTGCGTAGTGATGTTAAAACTACCTGTTACACGTACGGCAACGCGTCCAACATATTCGCCAATCTTCTTGCCTTTAGTGACTATGGCTTTCACCATGTCACCAGTTTGAAAGCCTTTTACTGATTTCTGACGCATCAGATAAGCGCGTGGAAAGCCGAATTTTGTTAGCAATGTACGTTTATATTGACCGCGACCATTGCATTTAATTTCCAGCGTCGGAATATCCCAGTTTTCAACCGATGAAAATTCCCCTACACAAACTGCATCCAACGCATGTGCCTTGGGTATGCCGTGTTGTGTCCGATTAAATTTTGTTGTTGCGCCATTGGATAATTCAACCGGTAATTCGGTTTTTTTGAGCTGATTAGCCAATGCCCAACGGGTTGCATTAACCGCCGCCGCGTCTTTTAACGGACGTTTAGCTTGTGCCTCAATCTTCTTCAGTTGTTCGGGCTTGTTTTTCAAGAAAACTTTTATATCCAGTGCGCCTTTTTTCTTATTGCAAGGTTCACAAGCTAAGGTAAGATTGGACACTGCATTGCTGCCACCATTGGCTTTCGGATTGATGTGCTCAATTTGCAGCGGCACATTCTCAGCTGCACAATAAGCGCATTTCCTATCCCATTTTTCGAGCAAATACTCGCGCACACTGTAGCCCGCAAGGGTTCCTTGCTGATATTCAACGCCGGATATTTCAGGGTTACGCATTAACTGCATATCGAATTTAACCAGCTCCTGAGAAATAGCCGTAATTGGTGCGACCTTCTGCAATTTAGCTGCCCAGCTTATGGTTGTGTCTATCCGATGTTGTAATGACGGCGCTAACCAGCCTTTCGGTTTGGTACGATTATCAAAACGTGGTTGGCGATAACGTAGGTTGCCCCGTCTGCGTCTGCGCATGGCACTACGTGAAGTTAAGCTATCGCTGATAGCCAGTCCACGATGATTAAGCTGAAGCAAATTTAAGACGGTTAAGTTGACGCTAATTTCTCCAGTATCGGTGTCAATCGTTTCGCTTTCGCGAACGACAGCGATTCCAGTATAACGGCTGCCTGGGTCAAGTTTTACCCGAAGCGGCTGAACTTCACCTCCCACACGGTCTTTTAACCGAATGGTGAATGGGTACATTTTTACAACAACTGCACGGCCTCTATCAAGCAATAACCTTGCCCGTTTTTCAGAGCAAGGCATTAGTGGTTGTTTCTTCTTATCAAGTACAAATACTGCCATTTTAAAATTCCTTCCCTTACGGGACTGGTAACGTGTTTAAAAAACATCTCCCTTCGACAATGCACATAACCGGCCCCAACTGTTGCCAGTGGCGGAAAGAACCTTCGGGGCTTTACTTTTCCCAAGCGTGACCCAATCCTTTTAGAGCAGCGAACTAAGGAAGCATTCGCTGGTAAGTCTTAACGACCTGTTATGTGCGTAGTGCCTTGCGGCACTGAGTCTGGTCAACCTAGCTCTTGCAAGCTCCGCCCTTTAGGGCGGGGTAGTTGACCTGGTCCCCACCATAGTAACGATAAGCCTGTTGTCGCGGCTTACCGTATCAACTCGCAATCCCGCCGCCTTTGTGTATCGGTATATCTTTTGTCTTGCCGCAGTAAATGCAGCTGATCCTTCGTCCGAAAAATCGAATTCAACAGATTCACCGGGAGCAAGATCCATGGTCGTGCTGATTAAAAGATCCTTCGGCGGTGTGATTCCGTGCGTAATAATCATTTTTATTTCTCCTAAAACGTCTATTTTCCTTTAATAAACGCGAAACGTCAAGAAATTTTCACATTTATCGGTTATTCACTGGCTCCATGCAAACCGACATCAAACTATCACCCAGAATGCCCCCAGAATCGATCAGAACCGCCCTAGAATCGATTATCTTTTGAATCCTATGTCGTAGTACCAAATAGCACTTCCATAGCCTTGTAGGCCGTTTAAACGGCTCGGCATGCTTCTTATCCTGATTTTGGGGTGTGGGGTGAAAATCCACGAATTTCCCGAAAATCACTTTTGATTCAATAGCTTGCGCTGTTTTGAGGTGCTTTATGAGGTGAAACTCAGAAGTCGAATTCTTCATTTAAATCAACAGCTTAAGCGCGTTTGGGGTGAAAAGGTGGAATTCCCTAAGCGCATGTATAGGGGTATACATGCATAGGACTGTATAAAAAAAACTGTAATTTTTCTTAATAAGAATAATTCCTATTTGAGAATAATTATTATCTAATAAGTATTATTATTATAATAATTATTATTAATATAATATATATATACCCCATATATATATATATATATATATAATACAATACTTTCAAGAACTTAGCGTGAGGTGACCGGAATACCACGCCCGCCCCACAATCGGCTGAAACGCCCTGCCCACGAGGGTTACAGCCGATTTGAATTTGACCCCAAGTGCACCACAATATCATTGATTTAGCTTGTATTCTCGCTTGCCGCCAGACGCATCAGACGAAAGAAGCCCTTGATTACACATCTCTTTTAGATTTTCCCTGATCAAGTCCGATCTATTTCCAGTGAAACTTATAAAAGGTTCTACGCATTTACGCGACTGCAGGATTTCTCTCTCTGTAATCAAGTCCTTACGCTTAAACATCTTCAAAATGGCCTCAAATTCAGACTTTTGTCCTGATATACCCTTACTCTGACAAAGGTTAAGACTGGAAATAAGTAGATCATCAGCAATCCCTATGGCCGCTAGAACATGAAAATCCTCAATCAAATCATTATCTTGATCATACAGCAAATGCATGTTTGACGCCAGTTTAAGGATGGTTATATCCACTTTGCCAGCAGCTCCACGTAAGGCTGCGTGTCCAAATTTGCCGCCGTCGGCCAAGTGCGGCTCTATCTCTTGCCGGTAATTGTCGATTAGTTGCCAGCCTCGTGACGATAGCCGTAATGGTATAAGATCAGCTAACCTCTTGGGATCTTCTAGGATCTCGTCGATAAAATGGCACTTATTGTTGTAAAAGAGCTTTTCAATATCGCCGAAGAAACCGAACTTTTCAGCATCTCGCGTGAAGTCCCGCTTGCCTAAATAGTGAGGCTCGCTTAGCATGATGAATCGCTCAGCAAGCCCCGTTCCATTACTGGCGGATAGGACTTTTTCAATTCCGCCGGGCTGGGCAAAGCACACTACACTGCCAACCACAGATCCGCAGTATGCCTTTCTGGAAGTGCGCCGAGTAGCCACATTGCCGCCGTCAAATCCGTTTAAGATGGCGTCGTTGTTGTTTGCCCTGCCTTTCTCGCCGTAGCTCAGGCCCAAGAGCGAGTCAAAAAGACCTTGCTCACTTGATATGGCGGAAAAAAAACCTTTGTTTTCAGTGAGTACCGCGTCAAGCGCCTCTGGCGTAGAATTTGTTACAAACAACTGCCTTGATGCAATATCCAGCCGCTTATCAATATCATCCTCTTCATCTTCAGTCTTTGCTTTATCTCGCGCCCCAACTAGCGCGCCAATTACCGCCACCTGCTGATCAATAAATTTTTGTTGGAACATCTTGATCACGCGTGACTTGCCAGTTGCTGGCGGCTGCTCTAGCACTGCATATATCCCTATTGGCAGCCGATCTCCATTTGGATAAGATACGCACCATTTACGCATCGCGATTGAGCTAAAAACCCCAAGTCCAGCCATAAAAACAGTGCTGGGCGGCATGTATGCGCGTTTTGCAAGACTCTCTGATATGCGCCTTATAATGTGCTCCTCGTGTATATGCCGCAACAAATCAAGCTCGCAGTACCTGCTGCCGTCGTCAAGAGTTTTATTGATTCCTGATACCGGCGTGTATTTCATTTCGATTATATTAGTCATTGTTTCCCTT from Nitrosomonas sp. harbors:
- a CDS encoding phage terminase large subunit family protein: MRLITKIAHSSTLHSLDGGDTFLKAIAEGLLPDPSLPLDAWSDRYMVIPRSSGASEYGKYSTARTPHARHIMQSLSVRHPSRRVVLMAASQMLKTQVALNWFCYIVHQHPSNLLWLMPTGKLQKRIAQRIDKTVAAVDVITRRVAPPGSRLATNSQDIKMFDGGTLYIATAGSAANLAEVPARFVSFDEIDRAELSVDGEGDPVKLAEGRQTTHGEKAKSYYYSSPTI
- a CDS encoding RRXRR domain-containing protein, which codes for MAVFVLDKKKQPLMPCSEKRARLLLDRGRAVVVKMYPFTIRLKDRVGGEVQPLRVKLDPGSRYTGIAVVRESETIDTDTGEISVNLTVLNLLQLNHRGLAISDSLTSRSAMRRRRRGNLRYRQPRFDNRTKPKGWLAPSLQHRIDTTISWAAKLQKVAPITAISQELVKFDMQLMRNPEISGVEYQQGTLAGYSVREYLLEKWDRKCAYCAAENVPLQIEHINPKANGGSNAVSNLTLACEPCNKKKGALDIKVFLKNKPEQLKKIEAQAKRPLKDAAAVNATRWALANQLKKTELPVELSNGATTKFNRTQHGIPKAHALDAVCVGEFSSVENWDIPTLEIKCNGRGQYKRTLLTKFGFPRAYLMRQKSVKGFQTGDMVKAIVTKGKKIGEYVGRVAVRVTGSFNITTQEQTVQGVSHKNCKLIARNDGYGYKFQPKIANAIGDA
- a CDS encoding DUF3987 domain-containing protein is translated as MTNIIEMKYTPVSGINKTLDDGSRYCELDLLRHIHEEHIIRRISESLAKRAYMPPSTVFMAGLGVFSSIAMRKWCVSYPNGDRLPIGIYAVLEQPPATGKSRVIKMFQQKFIDQQVAVIGALVGARDKAKTEDEEDDIDKRLDIASRQLFVTNSTPEALDAVLTENKGFFSAISSEQGLFDSLLGLSYGEKGRANNNDAILNGFDGGNVATRRTSRKAYCGSVVGSVVCFAQPGGIEKVLSASNGTGLAERFIMLSEPHYLGKRDFTRDAEKFGFFGDIEKLFYNNKCHFIDEILEDPKRLADLIPLRLSSRGWQLIDNYRQEIEPHLADGGKFGHAALRGAAGKVDITILKLASNMHLLYDQDNDLIEDFHVLAAIGIADDLLISSLNLCQSKGISGQKSEFEAILKMFKRKDLITEREILQSRKCVEPFISFTGNRSDLIRENLKEMCNQGLLSSDASGGKREYKLNQ
- a CDS encoding transglycosylase, whose protein sequence is MMDDYRFSMVITDIQRKLRSFGIDVDVDGYIGPKTYAAIRKALDQLQELRSVATASLMSEQGAISNHPDMAPLVRPLVWGAKVSPEFRQIVRDIAIDIGCDPNWLMACMAFETARTFSPSVKNPNSSATGLIQFMGATAIGLGTTVDKLALMTAEQQLNIYVRKYFKPFAGRIKNLEDMYMAIIWPVAVGKPNDYEMWTLATRPRQYNANSSLDKNGDHVVTKYEAATFPRAALFDGAEFLA
- a CDS encoding transposase, whose protein sequence is MAHCSHKYRAYPTDRQAQLLAKTFGCARFVWNSILDWRNKEYALHGTKIGYTKSAARLTEMKQSDELAWLYEVSNVALQQSLRNQDKAFSNFFAKRGKYPTFKSKHGKQSIRLMSNAFRIKEGKLFIAKSDEPLHFVESRHLPEKVSSITISKDTAGRYFVAFQGEAEKRVLPINEKSIGIDLGLDSFIATSEGEKIAAPKIYRKYEARLARFQRKLSRKQNGGNNRNKARIKVARIHARIADTRKDFLHKLSTRIIRENQTVSVEDLNVAGMQKNRSLAKSISDASWSEFVRQLEYKASWYGRSFVKISRWYPSSQICSACGHLDGKKALNVRQWTCSSCGTTLDRDINAAKNINTAGLAEIEACQT